The Desulfovibrio sp. Fe33 genome contains the following window.
TGCGCGGACTTCGGCACCTTCGCCGAATATGATTCATCAAAATAGACGGTTTGTTTTTCGGCGGATTTTCGTGGGCGTTTCGTGTGTGGGAAACGCCCTTTTTGTTGTCCGCAATCCATATTCAGCGCCTTGGCGGGGGTGAAATAGAGCGTTGGATTGCGGTTCCGCGGACCGCGTAGCAGATTGTGGAAAATTACATACTTAGGAGGTGGGTTCTAAACGAAAAAAAGCGCAAGGTGCTTGACTTAGCCCTTTTTTCGGGGCATGGAACTCGTTAATTCTTGAAAATTTTTTGTTTCAGGATTCCCGCAATTTTACTGCCAAAGGATGGGGTATGATTTTCGACTGGCTGCATTTTGCAATCGTTTTGTTTTTGCTCGCTGGCTTGCTCTTTGCCATCGGGCCGTTGATCCTGGCAGGACTGCTCGCCCCCAAAGCGAGGGGAGGGGATATCGGAATGCCGTACGAGTGCGGCATGGTCCCCTACGGCAGTTCGTGGGCTAGGTGGGGTGTATCCTATTATGTATACGCCCTGATCTTCCTGGCCTTCGACGTTGACGTCCTTTACCTCTTCCCGGTTTCCACGGCGTATGCTGACGCCGAGGGCTGGGTTCCGTTCGTGAAGGTTTTCATCTTCCTGTTTTTCCTTATTCTTTCCGTCATCTATTTTTGGGCGAAAGGGGTGTTCACATGGCCGCGCAGGATTCAGTAGTGCAACAGGATATGCTGACGACCGGCGGTCACCATATGGATCCGCCCATCGTCAACATGAAACTGGCTCAGGACATCTTCGACGTCTGCCGTTCCATGTCCCTGTGGCCCATGACCTTCGGTCTGGCCTGCTGCGCCATCGAGATGATGGCCACCGGCATGGCCCGGTTCGACATGGCCCGGTTCGGGGCGGAGGTCTTCAGGCCCTCGCCGCGCCAGTCCGACGTGATGATCGTGGCGGGCACCGTGACCAAGAAGATGGCGCCGTCCGTGGTCCGGCTCTATGAGCAGATGCCCGGTCCCAAGTGGGTCATCGCCATGGGCAACTGCGCCATCTCCGGCGGTCCCTTCAAGATCAAGGACAACTACAACGTGATCCAGGGTGTGGACACGCTCATTCCCGTGGATGTCTACGTGCCGGGCTGTCCGCCCAGGCCCGAAGGTCTTCTCGAAGGGTTTTTCGAGCTGCAGCGCCTGATCACAGGTAAACGCTGGTGGCCCGTCGCCGCCAAGGTGGAGGGCTAGCCATGTTGCAGGCTTTGGAAGGGGTGGCGACACTGTGCGTTGCCAAACAGGACCCGGCCGTTACGGGGCATGTGTGGTCGGTCTTTCTGGCTCCGGGCCAGATCGTCAAGGCCGCGAGGAAACTGCGCGAAGCCGAGTATTCCCTTGAGGATATATTCGCCATGGACTTCGAGGAGGGGTTCCTCGTGCAGTACCATTTCAACAGATGGACCATAAACGAACGGATCGTCCTCCGCGTGCTCTTGAGCAAGGACAATCCGGTGGTCCCGTCCATCGACTCCGTTTTTTCCGGGGCCGAATGGCATGAACGCGAGACCCGTGATTTCCACGGCGTGGTCTTCGAGGGCAATCCGAACCTCGTGCCGTTGCTCCTGGCGGTGGAGGACAAGGATCTCTCCCCGTTGCGCAAGGACGCCAAGACGCGCAAATCCATCAAGGATGTGCTCGCCTTGGGTGAAGTCGTGTCCTGTTCACGGGAAGTGGAAGCATTGTTTGCGGAAGCGGAGGCCGGGGAGGCCTCCGATGCGTAGGCCGGGGCGACCGGTCGGTATTAAAAACCGGACTGAGAGTATATGTCGGCTTACCAAAATTTAGAACAGATGAAGGGTGATTTCTACACCCAGAAGTTCGAGGCCGGGAAGCAGGACGGTACCTTGATTATCAACATGGGTCCGCAACACCCGTCCACGCACGGCGTTTTGCGGATCGTGATCGAGGTTGACGGCGAATACATCGTTCGCGCCGAGCCCGTGCTGGGCTACCTGCACCGAATGCATGAAAAAATGGGCGAGACCCAGACCTGGGGAGGATTCATCCCCAACATGGGCCGCGTCGACTACGGCCACGCCATGGCCTGGAACTGGGCCTACGTGGGCGCTGTCGAAAAACTGATGGGCATCGAGGTGCCGGAAAGGGCGGAGTATCTGCGGGTCATCATGACCGAGTTCAACCGTCTGACCTCCCACCTGTTGTGGTGGGGCGCCTACATCCTCGACCTCGGGGCGTTTACGCCCATCATGTACGCCTTCGATGATCGTGAAATGATTCTGGACATCCTGCAGAGGCCGTCGGCCTCCAGGCTGACCTACAGCAATTTCCGCGTCGGCGGCCTGCAGATGGATCTCGACGACAAGTGCATAGAGTTGATGAAGGAATTCATCCCGCACTTCCGCGCGAGACTGCCCATGTATCATGATCTCGTCACCGAAAACCTTATCCTCCGGCGTCGAGTCGAGGATATCGGCATCATCGACCAGGACATGTGCCGCCGTTACGGCTGTACCGGTCCCGTGCTGCGTGGCGCCGGAGTCCCCTACGACG
Protein-coding sequences here:
- a CDS encoding NADH-quinone oxidoreductase subunit D translates to MSAYQNLEQMKGDFYTQKFEAGKQDGTLIINMGPQHPSTHGVLRIVIEVDGEYIVRAEPVLGYLHRMHEKMGETQTWGGFIPNMGRVDYGHAMAWNWAYVGAVEKLMGIEVPERAEYLRVIMTEFNRLTSHLLWWGAYILDLGAFTPIMYAFDDREMILDILQRPSASRLTYSNFRVGGLQMDLDDKCIELMKEFIPHFRARLPMYHDLVTENLILRRRVEDIGIIDQDMCRRYGCTGPVLRGAGVPYDVRRAEPYSVYDRFDFEIPTQDSCCSMARYKVRLAEMEQSMRIIEQALEQLPSAEGGYIVDKAPKPAMKPPAGEAYFNVEGGRGKIGVYVASDGGKVPYRIKLRAPGFSNLSAFAEAANGTLLADAVAILGSLDLIIPEIDR
- a CDS encoding NADH-quinone oxidoreductase subunit C, with the translated sequence MLQALEGVATLCVAKQDPAVTGHVWSVFLAPGQIVKAARKLREAEYSLEDIFAMDFEEGFLVQYHFNRWTINERIVLRVLLSKDNPVVPSIDSVFSGAEWHERETRDFHGVVFEGNPNLVPLLLAVEDKDLSPLRKDAKTRKSIKDVLALGEVVSCSREVEALFAEAEAGEASDA
- a CDS encoding NADH-quinone oxidoreductase subunit B, giving the protein MAAQDSVVQQDMLTTGGHHMDPPIVNMKLAQDIFDVCRSMSLWPMTFGLACCAIEMMATGMARFDMARFGAEVFRPSPRQSDVMIVAGTVTKKMAPSVVRLYEQMPGPKWVIAMGNCAISGGPFKIKDNYNVIQGVDTLIPVDVYVPGCPPRPEGLLEGFFELQRLITGKRWWPVAAKVEG
- a CDS encoding NADH-quinone oxidoreductase subunit A, yielding MIFDWLHFAIVLFLLAGLLFAIGPLILAGLLAPKARGGDIGMPYECGMVPYGSSWARWGVSYYVYALIFLAFDVDVLYLFPVSTAYADAEGWVPFVKVFIFLFFLILSVIYFWAKGVFTWPRRIQ